The window AGCGCGCGCACTTCGTCGAGCGTGACATCGGGCGCATAGCGGATGCCGCCCTTGCCCGGCCCGCGCGCGATGGAGTGCTGCACGCGGTAGCCGGTGAACATCTCGATCTCGCCCGAGTCCATGATGACGGGGATATGCACGATGATCTCGCGCGCCGGCTCGCGCAGCAGCCGCGCCATCCCGGCAGGCAGCTTCAGCCGCTCGACGGCTTCGTCAAACAGCCGCGTCTGCGACAACCACGGATTCAACTCCCGCGCCCGATCCTTCTCATTCATCACGCACACCTCGCTCGAATAGTGGTCCACCAAGGCAGTGGAGCCCGCCGGCGGAAAAGCCCACGGTGAGAACCCCGCTCACCGTGGCTACCAAGGCAGCGGCAGGCACACGTGTCGCCTTTCCATACGATGCTGGCACAACGCGTGGGTGACGCAAAGCGCTTTCGAGGAATGAAATTGGTTTGGTAGCCACGGCAAGCGTTTTCTTGCCGTGGGTTTTTCGGTGGGAATGTAACAACCGCCCTCTACGCGCTGCGGCGGGCGTGGTTGGCCAGCAGGCGCTGGTCCAGCACCTGCCGGATGAACGTCTTAATCACCGCCTGGCGGCTGATGTTCAGTTCGGCAGCGGCAGCATCCAGTTCGCGCAGCATCGAGACAGTCAGGTCCACATTCACGCGCTGAATCGGCTGCATCATCTTCCCGCGATTGGTAAAAAAGCGGGAAACATCCTCGCCGCCGTCCGCCCGCCGCGCGATGGATTCCGCCGAGGGCAGATTCTTTTTACTAATAATTTTCTTCATACAATGCTTACTTCTTCATGCGACGTCGCCCGCCACAAAGCCACAGCGGCAGCAGTTGGGTTGCAAACTTGCTGAATGGGAACACCCCGTCTGTTCCGAGGCTGGGAGGTAAACCCAAACTCAATCTTCGGACTGAAAATGGGGACAGCCTGAACTGTGCTAATTATTGGGGTCAGTCTGATCGGCTGAAAATAATAGACGCAGTTGAGGCTGTCCCCAGTCGTTTCCCACTTACGCATTTCCGAGGAGGAAGCGTCCCGTCTGTCCCCGGTCTGCCCCTGGGCTTTTGGGCATTCTCGCGATGCAATGTCGGGTGCGGAATTGTGCGACCGTTACAGGGTCGGGGTGGTGGTTGGGATGTCATTACCGGAGGCGCTGCCCCAGCTTTTCTGATTCAATCGGCCGGCCATCTTGATTTTCCTGCTATCATGCAGTTCGACTTCATGAGAATAGGAAGCCATCATGCCAATTCCTGATTACCAGAAAGTTATGCTTCCGTTGCTTAGTTATCTCAAGGATGGAAGTGTCCACGCTATCCGCGATGCCGTCGAGTGGATCGCAACCGAATTCAGCTTAACCGACGAGGAAAGAACCCGGCTTCTTCCGAGCGGGAAAACCAGATATATCGACAATCGTGTTCGGTGGGCGAGTTTCTATTTGAAGAATGCGGGCTTAATCGTCTCTCCCAAACGTGGTTGCGTTAGCATTTCTGAACGCGGGGGTGGTGTTTTGCGCGAAAACCCGCAAGGAATTAATAACGAGTATCTTGCGCGGTTTCCCGAATTTGTTGAGTTCCGCAAGCGGATGAATAACGGAGAAACACCCGTGAAAGATTCTCCATCTGACGCTGAACGAAGTGAAACTCCAGAGGAGAACTTGGAGGCTATCGTTCAGCGATTACGCGCAAATTTGTCTCAAGAACTCTTGGAACAAATTCTTGCTAGCCCGCCGATCCTGTTTGAAAAGTTGGTCGTCGAGTTGCTCGTGAAGATGGGTTACGGCGGAACTCTAAAGGATGCGGGGCAGGCAATCGGCAGAAGTGGAGATGAAGGCATCGACGGAATTATCAAGGAAGATCGGCTCGGACTAGAAACAATCTATGTGCAAGCTAAGAGGTGGCAAAAAAAACATTGGACGTCCCGACATTCAACAGTTTGCGGGAGCGCTACAAGGGAAACGAGCAAGAAAAGGTGTTTTCATTACTACATCCACGTTCTCGAGGGAAGCAAGAGATTACGCGACTAACATTGAGAATAAGATCGTGCTGATTGATGGCTCTACCCTGGCAGAACTGATGATTGATTACAACTTGGCAGTAGTGCCAGTTAAGGTGTTTGAAGTTAAGCGTCTCGACACCGACTATTTTACGGAAGAATAAAATCCGAAAAGTACAACTTGTTCAATTGCGGAAAACCGGGGTCAGGCGGAACGTTACTGCCGGGTGCCAGGCCGCTCCGGCTGCGCCTGCGCTCTTGCCTGCGGCGCAAGGAAGCCGCGCGGCGTCATTTCTTTTCGGCATGACTGAAGTCATGCCCTGACGAAAGAAGGGCAGGTAATCTCGTGCCCTGACGGAAGAAGAGAGAAATGGGGACAGACGGGACGTTACCCGTCTTAATCGTTTCGTTGAGTGGTTCAAGTTAGGCCCGGGCTTCTTCGGTGGCACTAACGGGCACGATGCGAGCGACACTGGCCATGACTCGCTTGTCTTGTTCGGCCATTTTCAGGTCGTAGGCTGCCTGCAGGCACATCCAGAGGCCGGGAGAGCCGCCGAACAGGCGGGACACCTTCAGGCACATGACGGCGGAGAGCGGCTTGCGCTCCGCCATAATGTCGTGCAGCATCTGGCGAGACACGCCCAGCGCCTTCGCCGCTGCGGTTACGGAGAGGCCCGTGGATGGCAGGATGTCTTTTTTCAGAATCTCGCCGGGATGGATCGGCGGCAATCCGTTCTGTTTCTTCATGAAGATTCCTCTAAACAGTTGTCATTATAACGCCGCTTATTTATATTCCGTGCAATGCGTCGATGAATCATCAGGGCACCTGTCCCGGCGAGCCGTGGACGGTTTCAACCGTGCCGAAAGAGCACGGCTTGGCGGAACCTACCTCACTGCCGTAGGCCACAGCGTAGTCGCGCAGCGCCGGAGCGAGCACTTCGCTTTGTGCGCGGACTTTGGTTTACCCTCCGACGCAGTGCCCGCTCCGGCTGCGCCTGCGCTCTGGCCTGCGGCAGCAAGGAAGTTGCACGGCCTCGATTACTTTACGGCATGACTGAAGTCATGCCCTGACGGAAGCACCGCTCCATGCCTGTCCACGGCACGCCGGGATGTTCCATCGCGGCTCGGATCACGAGCTACTTCCCGCAGGATCACGAGATCCTTTCCCTAAATGATGTCGAGCGTCAGAGCCGGTCGATGGTCAGATGATCCAGTTTCCCACCGAAGTATTTCTGTAGGGCTTGCTGGAAGTCTCCATTGTCGGGCGCGGCGTTGGCGAATAGGGTCATGCACGAGTGGAACTTCAGGTTGTCGGGGTAGCCGAAGATTTCGTCGATGGTGTCGCTGGAGGAGCGGCCTGCGATGGAGGTTACTAGCTGCGTGCATTCGATCAGGCGGGGGCCGAGGATGGGGTGCGCGAGATAGGCGCGGGATTCCTCGATCGACGAGATGGCGTAATGGAGGGCCGTTGGGCTGGAGCCCAGGCCGCGCAGTTGCGGGAAGATGAACCACATCCAGTGGGTGCGCTTGCGGCCTGCGCGCAACTCGGCGATGACCTGCGCGTAGACCGCCGCCTGCGCGGCGACGAACCGCTGCAAATCAAACGGGTCGCTGTGGCATTGAGGCGTTTCGTCCGCCATATCGCCGGTCACCTCGAAAATTCGCAACTGCATTGTAGCGCGATGGCGATGGCATATCCGAGCCGCGACAGTCATGGAGCGTCCCCAATGCACGAAGACCTGAACTCTGCAAGCGGTGGAGTCATGCGGGAAAACTGGAATGCTACTGAACGCGGAACTTACTTGTGCAAACGGTCGCGCACCCGATTATCGTGGACGGTCTATGACTGTCGCGGCTCGGATACCCCACCCCGAAAAATGGTCTCATTTGCAAATTTGCGGTTTTTGCGGAATTGACCAAATTTTCCTGGGCGGCGGGCGCTGGGAGTGTGGCAATTATGCAACACTTGATCCGAAAAACGTGGTGGAGGCGGGGGCGCAATGGACTCTAAAAGGGACTCCTGACGGCGGTGGTCAGAGCCGATGATTTGGGCAGAACCGTGAAAGTTTGCACTTTGGTCAGGTTGGTTAATTTGGTCAAGTTGGCGCGAATTTTTGGCGGCAAAATGGTGGCTAAATGGGGGGTGCTGGGGGAGGACTGGGGGCGAAAAGTTAGTCGGCGCCGGCGTGGCTGACGGCTAGCTCGCGCGACGCGGTTTCGGAGGAGTAGTCAGCAGAGTCGGCGGCGAGGTCGTCGGTTAGGTTGCTTTCCAGCTCGCTCGATGTAACCAGGGTCCATGAGCTGCGGTCGCGCATGAGTTTCAGGACGAGGGCGGTGTGCATGGCGTGGCCGGCGTGCTCGGCGACGACGTGGCCGATGAGCGGATGGCCGAGCAGCGCGAGGTCGCCGATGAGGTCGAGGACTTTGTGGCGCGAGCACTCATCGGCGAAGCGCAGGCCCTCGGGATTGAGCAGGCCGTCGGGGCCGAAGACCAGCGCGTTCGCGAGCGAGCCGCCGCGGATCAGGCCCATGTCGCGCATCTGGTCCAGCTCGTCGAGGAAGCCAAAGGTGCGCGCTGGGGCGATCTCGCGCGGGTAGGTGGCCGCGCACAGCGTGATGTCAGTCGACTGGATGCCCACCATTGGATGCGCGAAGTCGATCTCGCTGGTGATGTGGAAGCCGCTGCTGGAGCTGGTTTCAGCGCTGTTGCCCTGGGAGCTTGTGTTAGCGGCGCCAGGGGAGTTGTCGCTCTTCTTCACGCGGATTGAGGTGTGAGCATCGCCGCTCGGGCCGCTGGGAAATATGGCGATGCGCTTGGAGCGCTCGACGACTTCGACCGGCTTGAGTATTTTGATGTAACTGCGCGCGGCGCGCTGGCGGCGGCGGCCGGCGGCTTCGATCATGTGCACGAAGGGCAGCGCGCTACCGTCCAGGATGGGCAGCTCAAGCGCGTCGATCTCCACGATGACGTTGTCGATCTCCATGCCCACCAGCGCCGAGAGCAGGTGCTCGGTGGTGGAGATTAAGACGCTCTTGCGCATCAGGCTGGTGGCGTAGCTGACGCGCGCGATATGTTTCCACGAGGCGGGAATCTCAAAGTTGTCGAGGTCGGTGCGGCGGAAGACCACTCCGGTGTTGGCGGCGGCGGGCAGCAGGCGGATGTTGACCTTCGCCGCGCTATGCAGTCCGACGCCAGAGGCCGATACCGGTTCGACGATGGTGTGCTGATGGCGGGCCAGCCGATTCGCCGTATTGGTTGTCTCCAAACCCGTTCTCCCCGTTCTCGGTTAATATCCGAGACTATTAGATGCCATTCAACCCTAATGCGTAGCGGCTGTCAACTATATAATTAGGAACAAGTTATGAATGTTGTATTATTCTGATATGTGTCAATTACGCAACAATTTGTGTGCTTGGATCAGACACAGAGAGGCCATAAACTGATTAGCCATTCTGAGCGTATTGAGAGGGTCGCCAGTTTCTGGCAAGCCACACTTGGCACGGGGAATTGCCCTGCGGATGCGCTCCGCAAAAGCGCTATGAACTCATAACTATGAGTAATACCTTGCTTGTTTCCCCCCATCGAAGCTGATAAAATGGCGGTTTCGATTAGGGCTCCGGTACGTCGCAATGTGTCGTCGCAATGATGGGACATGAACATGTCTTGTAAAGGATAACCTCTACGGAAGGGTCGTTCTGTGGCTGAGGAAATGGACCTGGTGATTCTGGGCAGCGGTCCCGGTGGTTACGTGGCGGCGGTGCGTGCCGCGCAGTGGGGTCTCCGAACGGTAATCGTGGAGAAAGAAAACTGGCTCGGCGGCACCTGTCTGAACGTGGGTTGCATCCCCACCAAGGCGCTGCTCTTCAACGCGGAAGTCTATGACTTTATCCGCCACGCCAAGGAGTTTGGGATCGAGTGTGGCGAGCCGACGGCAAATTGGGAAGCCGTGCGAGCGAGGCAGCAGAAGATTGTCCTGAAGCACAACAAGGGCGTCGAGTACCTGCTCAAGAAGCACAAGATTGAGACCGTTCGGGGCTATGGGCGCTTGCTTGGCAAGGGCCGCATCGGAGTCGAGTCAGCGTCGGGCAATCGCGAACTGTTGGCCCGCAACATCATTCTTGCCACAGGGTCTGAGGCACGCATTCCTCCCGGCATGGAACCGGATGGCGAACGCGTACTCACCAACCGCGAGATACTTGAAACGAAGTCCATTCCCAAGAGCCTGATAATTATTGGCGCAGGCGCGGTGGGCGTAGAGTTCGGGTCCGTCTATCGTCGCTTCGGGACGGAAGTCACCATCATCGAAATGCTGCCACGAATTCTTCCGCTTGCGGACGAAGAAGTCTCCAAGGAACTGGAGCGCGCGCTCAAGAAGCAGGGCATGCAGTTCCTGACTGGGGCCAAAGTCGAAAAGCTCAATCGGCGCAAAGAGTTCGTCGAGGTGGAGATTTCCCAGGGAGAGAAGAAGCAAACCCTGCGCGCCGAGCAAGTGCTGGTGGCGGTCGGACGCAAGCCCAACACAGAGAACGTGGGACTTGAGAAAACCAAGGCTGAGGTCGAGCGCGGGTTCGTGAAAACGGACGGATACATGGCCACCGCAGAGCCGGGTCTCTACGCCATCGGCGACATCGTGGCTGGCGCTCCCCAACTGGCGCACGCCGCTTCGATGGAGGGCATCGTGGCCGTGGGACGCATGTGCGAACGTCCCGTCCCGCCGATGAACTTCCGCCAGATCCCCGACGCCGTCTACTGCGATCCGCAGGTGGCTTCCGTCGGACTAAGTGAGGCCAAGGCCAGGGAACTCGGGCATGACGTGAAGATTGGGCGATTTCCTTTCAAGGCCAACAGCAAGGCCAGTGTGCTGGGTGCTGAAGAGGGTTTCGTCAAGCTGGTCTGCGACAAGAAGTATGGCGAGATTCTGGGCGCTCACATGATCGGCTCCGGAGTTACCGAACTGATCGGTGAGATGACCATGGCCATCCGCATGGAGGCGACGCTCGAAGATTTGCAGTACACCGTGCATGCCCATCCGACTTTGTCGGAAGCCATACTGGATGCGGCGGGAGCGGCGGACGGCATCGCCATCAACATCTAAAGTTCGAGGGTGATGCAAACTGGTAATTCCGGCGAGTGAGCCATTGAGAACCCGATGGGTAACTACACAACTCCAACGGAAGTCCACGTTCTACGAGTAATATCGGAGCCTCCGATCTCTCTGGGCGATCGCACTTGCAAAGTCTATCGAATGGGACGCGTGCCGTACGGTGAAGCGCTGCAACTGCAAGCCGATCTTGCGGACCGGCGCAAGCGGGATGAGATAGCGGACTCGCTAGTTTTGCTGGAGCATCCGCCTGTGATTACTCTGGGCCGCAACGCGCGCCGCGAAAATCTGTTGAGCAGCGCCGAGCAGCTGGAGCGCGCCGGGATCGAGTTGGTCGAGACCAACAGAGGCGGGGATATCACCTTTCACGGACCGGGCCAGTTGGTGGGCTATCCCATCGTGGATTTGGGCCGCATTCATAAGGACGTGGGCTGGTATCTACGCACTCTGGAGGAAGTCCTCATCCGATCCCTGCAGGATATAGGGCTCGGCGCTTCTCGCAAGTCCGGCATGACAGGCGTTTGGATCAATCGTGGAGATGCCGGGCCGGCTAAGGTGGCAGCGATGGGAGTTCACCTCAGCCGCTGGGTTACCTCGCATGGCTTCGCGCTGAATATCGATACGGATCTGCGATATTACCGGCACATCGTGCCCTGCGGCATTTCGGCGTACCCGGTTACCTCGGTACGGGAGTCGTTGGCCGGGGAGTTGGATCGCGAGGCGCTGGAGTGCAGCATCGTCCGGCACTTCGGAACGCTGATGGGCCTGTCCATGACGGCAGGGGCCGGTACAGAGTCAAATGCCAAGTGGCTGAAAACTGCTGCGGCTATAGTTTAAGTTTAGGGGGATGATCATGCCGACAACTGATGTGCTGATGCCGCAGATGGGCGAGAGCATCACCGAGGGCACGGTTACCAAGTGGCTCAAGAAGGCCGGGGACCGCATCGGCAAGGACGAGCCCTTGTTTGAAATCTCCACTGACAAAGTGGACGCCGAGATTCCATCGCCAGTTTCTGGAACGCTCTCCACTATCCTTGTGAAGGAAGGGCAGACGGTAGCCGTGCAGGCGATTGTTGCGCAGATTGAAGCCAGCGCATCGGATGCTGCCGCCGCAACCGCTGCTCCGCCGCCGGCAGCAAAAGCGGCTGCGGCTCCACCGGCCAAGCCCTCCGCACCCGCTCCCCCGCGCGCGTCCTCTCCCGCACCTCAGCCCGTAGCGGCCGAGACTGCTGGCAGCTCTGATGAGGACGATGACAAGGTTCGTAGCTCGCCGCTGGTGCGGCGGCTGGCGAAAGAGAACAACGTTAATCTGGTCGAGGTGGACGGCACGGGTCCGGGTGGCCGCATCACCAAAGAGGATCTGCTGGCTCACGTGGAGCGCATGAAATCCTCACCGGCCCGCAGGGCTTCCGCCCCTGCGGTGCCTACCCAAGCTCCTGCCGCGCCTGCTGCTCCCCGCGCGGCTCCTCTCGCATCTGGCGCCCGTGAAGAGATCGTTCCCATGACGCCGATGCGCAAGAAGATCGCCGAGCGCATGGTCTTCAGCAAAAACACGGCAGCTCACGTCAGCACGGTATTCGCCGTGGACCTGACCAAGGTTGTCAGTCTTTCCCTGAAGGAGCGCACCCGCTTCGAGCAACAGGAGGGCGTAAAACTTACCTACACCCCCTTCTTCATTCGAGCCATCATTGACGGCATCAAGCGCTTCCCGGTATTGAACGCGAGCATCTCCGGCGAAGAGATTATATACAAGAAAGACATCCACATGGGTGTTGCCGTGGCGCTCGAGTGGGGCCTGATCGTTCCCGTGATAGCGCACGCCGATGAGAAGAGTTTTCTGGGACTGGCGCGGTCGATTGCCGATCTTGGAGAGCGGGCGCGAAGCAAACGCCTCAGCGTGTCCGAGGTGGATGGCGGGACGTTCACTCTCACCAATCCCGGCGTCTACGGAGGACTATTTGCCACCCCGATCATCAACCCGCCGCAGGTGGGCATCATCGGTGTGGGGGGAGTGAAGAAGGCTCCGGTGGTGGTTGACGACGCCATTGCCATTCGCTCCATCGTGCATCTCACACTGAGCTATGATCACCGCCTCATCGACGGGGCGGTTGCTGATCAGTTCATGGCCAGCGTCCGGCAGTATCTGGAAGGCTGGGACGAAGACCTTTATGTATAGCGAAAGTGTTGCTTGCGGTGTTTTTCGGTAAGAGTTCGGAGCTGAATCGGATAGAATAGATGTTTTGTGTCAGGGCCAGCGCAGTTCTCAATGAGCAAGCAGCTTCGCCCAGGGTTTCCTGCCGCGTCGACGGGATATGAATCCGGGCGTGCAATTGATGCCGATTGTTTCCGCAGATGCCCTTGATATGCCCCCATGAATATATAAAGAAACTGTGAAGAAGAAAATCTCTAAAGGAGCGGTGGTAATAACGTGGAACTTAATTTGATTTTGGGGATCAGCATCATCGGACTAATGTTCGCTGTGTTTCTGATGAAAGACGTACTGCGCCGCGACACGGGCACGCCCGCCATGCGCGAAATCTCCGACGCCATCAAGCAGGGCGCCGAGGCATTTTTGAGCCGCCAGAATCGGACGATTGCGTATATCTCCGTGGCGCTTGCCGCGCTGATTTACATTCTCTACGCATTCGTTCGCACCCCCACGGCGCACGATCCGGCCAGCCCGGCGCAGCTTGCCTTGTGGACCACCATCTCCTTTATTCTCGGCGCGGCTTGCTCGGTAGCATCTGGCTACATGGGCATGTGGGTTGCTATCCGGTCCAATATCCGCACGGCGGCGGCGGCCACCAAGAGCATGAACAACGCGCTGCAGACCGCGCTGCGCGGCGGAGCGGTCTCGGGTTTCTTCGTGGTCGCGCTCAGCCTGCTCGGGGTGGCGGGACTATTCGCGCTGATCAGGGCCATGGGTGTTACCAATGATGTCTCCCAGATTCCTCTGCTGATCGTCGGCTATGGATTCGGCGCCAGCATCGTCGCCCTGTTCGCTCAGTTGGGCGGTGGCATCTATACCAAGGCCGCTGACGTGGGCGCTGATCTGGTGGGAAAAGTGGAAGCGGGCATCCCCGAAGACGATCCGCGCAACCCGGCCGTCATCGCCGATCTGGTGGGCGACAACGTGGGCGACTGCGCCGGGCGCGGTGCCGACCTGTTCGAGTCCACCGCCGCCGAAAATATCGGCGCGATGATTCTCGCCGCGGGACTCTATCGCGCGAATCAGACTCTCTTTGAGGAAAACAATCTGACGCTCATCGGCGTGCTGATGTTCCCGCTGGTGGCGCGCGCCTTCGGCATTATTGCTTCCGCCATCGGCATCATGCTGGTTCGGGTGAGTGAGACGGAAGATCCCATGCATGCGCTGAACCGCGGTTACTACATTACGTCCGGGCTGGCCATGGTTGGATTTTATTTTTCATCCCACTGGCTGCTGGGCGCGGCACACTATTTTAATTTCTTCCTGTGCGGAGTCATCGGAGTTCTTTCCTCCATCGCCTTCGTCTATATCACCCAGTACTACACGGAGTACCGCTTCCGGCCCGTGCAGTCCATCGCCGAGGCCTCGCAGACTGGTCCGGCGACGAACATCATTGCCGGCCTCGCGGTGGGCATGGAGTCAACCGGACTGCCCATCCTCGTCATCTCGTTTGCGATCATCAGCAGCTACTTCCTCGGCAACAGCTCGGGACTGGCCAGCGCCGGACTGTTCGGCACCGC is drawn from Acidobacteriota bacterium and contains these coding sequences:
- the lipB gene encoding lipoyl(octanoyl) transferase LipB, with the translated sequence MGNYTTPTEVHVLRVISEPPISLGDRTCKVYRMGRVPYGEALQLQADLADRRKRDEIADSLVLLEHPPVITLGRNARRENLLSSAEQLERAGIELVETNRGGDITFHGPGQLVGYPIVDLGRIHKDVGWYLRTLEEVLIRSLQDIGLGASRKSGMTGVWINRGDAGPAKVAAMGVHLSRWVTSHGFALNIDTDLRYYRHIVPCGISAYPVTSVRESLAGELDREALECSIVRHFGTLMGLSMTAGAGTESNAKWLKTAAAIV
- a CDS encoding DUF1810 domain-containing protein, coding for MADETPQCHSDPFDLQRFVAAQAAVYAQVIAELRAGRKRTHWMWFIFPQLRGLGSSPTALHYAISSIEESRAYLAHPILGPRLIECTQLVTSIAGRSSSDTIDEIFGYPDNLKFHSCMTLFANAAPDNGDFQQALQKYFGGKLDHLTIDRL
- a CDS encoding Glu/Leu/Phe/Val dehydrogenase, with amino-acid sequence MNEKDRARELNPWLSQTRLFDEAVERLKLPAGMARLLREPAREIIVHIPVIMDSGEIEMFTGYRVQHSIARGPGKGGIRYAPDVTLDEVRAL
- a CDS encoding UDP-3-O-acyl-N-acetylglucosamine deacetylase, which translates into the protein METTNTANRLARHQHTIVEPVSASGVGLHSAAKVNIRLLPAAANTGVVFRRTDLDNFEIPASWKHIARVSYATSLMRKSVLISTTEHLLSALVGMEIDNVIVEIDALELPILDGSALPFVHMIEAAGRRRQRAARSYIKILKPVEVVERSKRIAIFPSGPSGDAHTSIRVKKSDNSPGAANTSSQGNSAETSSSSGFHITSEIDFAHPMVGIQSTDITLCAATYPREIAPARTFGFLDELDQMRDMGLIRGGSLANALVFGPDGLLNPEGLRFADECSRHKVLDLIGDLALLGHPLIGHVVAEHAGHAMHTALVLKLMRDRSSWTLVTSSELESNLTDDLAADSADYSSETASRELAVSHAGAD
- a CDS encoding sodium-translocating pyrophosphatase yields the protein MELNLILGISIIGLMFAVFLMKDVLRRDTGTPAMREISDAIKQGAEAFLSRQNRTIAYISVALAALIYILYAFVRTPTAHDPASPAQLALWTTISFILGAACSVASGYMGMWVAIRSNIRTAAAATKSMNNALQTALRGGAVSGFFVVALSLLGVAGLFALIRAMGVTNDVSQIPLLIVGYGFGASIVALFAQLGGGIYTKAADVGADLVGKVEAGIPEDDPRNPAVIADLVGDNVGDCAGRGADLFESTAAENIGAMILAAGLYRANQTLFEENNLTLIGVLMFPLVARAFGIIASAIGIMLVRVSETEDPMHALNRGYYITSGLAMVGFYFSSHWLLGAAHYFNFFLCGVIGVLSSIAFVYITQYYTEYRFRPVQSIAEASQTGPATNIIAGLAVGMESTGLPILVISFAIISSYFLGNSSGLASAGLFGTAVATMGMLGPCAFILAMDTFGPITDNAGGIVEMSGQPEEIRMRTDRLDAVGNTTKALTKGYAVGSAGLAAFLLFGAYLDEVHNYMPDFKPSINLNKPEVFVGAMLGAVLVFLFSSLAMKAVGSAAYAIINNVREQFKRDPGIMKGTSKPNYGECVDIATRAALQKMIAPGLLVVGMTIGTGLAFKWLYYAMGQPAEGATGAEVMGGFLMVGTITGILMALFLNNGGGAWDNAKKYIEMGNYGGKRSDPHKAAVVGDTVGDPCKDTAGPSLHVLIKLLATITLVMAPLFL
- the lpdA gene encoding dihydrolipoyl dehydrogenase, translated to MAEEMDLVILGSGPGGYVAAVRAAQWGLRTVIVEKENWLGGTCLNVGCIPTKALLFNAEVYDFIRHAKEFGIECGEPTANWEAVRARQQKIVLKHNKGVEYLLKKHKIETVRGYGRLLGKGRIGVESASGNRELLARNIILATGSEARIPPGMEPDGERVLTNREILETKSIPKSLIIIGAGAVGVEFGSVYRRFGTEVTIIEMLPRILPLADEEVSKELERALKKQGMQFLTGAKVEKLNRRKEFVEVEISQGEKKQTLRAEQVLVAVGRKPNTENVGLEKTKAEVERGFVKTDGYMATAEPGLYAIGDIVAGAPQLAHAASMEGIVAVGRMCERPVPPMNFRQIPDAVYCDPQVASVGLSEAKARELGHDVKIGRFPFKANSKASVLGAEEGFVKLVCDKKYGEILGAHMIGSGVTELIGEMTMAIRMEATLEDLQYTVHAHPTLSEAILDAAGAADGIAINI
- the higA gene encoding addiction module antidote protein, HigA family, with protein sequence MKKQNGLPPIHPGEILKKDILPSTGLSVTAAAKALGVSRQMLHDIMAERKPLSAVMCLKVSRLFGGSPGLWMCLQAAYDLKMAEQDKRVMASVARIVPVSATEEARA
- a CDS encoding CopG family transcriptional regulator, producing MKKIISKKNLPSAESIARRADGGEDVSRFFTNRGKMMQPIQRVNVDLTVSMLRELDAAAAELNISRQAVIKTFIRQVLDQRLLANHARRSA
- a CDS encoding 2-oxo acid dehydrogenase subunit E2, with product MPTTDVLMPQMGESITEGTVTKWLKKAGDRIGKDEPLFEISTDKVDAEIPSPVSGTLSTILVKEGQTVAVQAIVAQIEASASDAAAATAAPPPAAKAAAAPPAKPSAPAPPRASSPAPQPVAAETAGSSDEDDDKVRSSPLVRRLAKENNVNLVEVDGTGPGGRITKEDLLAHVERMKSSPARRASAPAVPTQAPAAPAAPRAAPLASGAREEIVPMTPMRKKIAERMVFSKNTAAHVSTVFAVDLTKVVSLSLKERTRFEQQEGVKLTYTPFFIRAIIDGIKRFPVLNASISGEEIIYKKDIHMGVAVALEWGLIVPVIAHADEKSFLGLARSIADLGERARSKRLSVSEVDGGTFTLTNPGVYGGLFATPIINPPQVGIIGVGGVKKAPVVVDDAIAIRSIVHLTLSYDHRLIDGAVADQFMASVRQYLEGWDEDLYV